The following coding sequences lie in one Thermomicrobium sp. 4228-Ro genomic window:
- a CDS encoding response regulator yields the protein MSPINILIVDDHPLFRSGIRWSLEQHPQFVVVGEASDGSEALRLADEFSPDVILVDLSLPGMNGLEVARALKRRQPQAGVIILTMHQDDEQLFNAIRAGASAYCTKDIQPDQLIDTITRVARGEYLINEMVLSRPFVASRVLDQFRELSRLDRTSSGFFSPLTPREIEILDCVARGYSNKEIAQALNISDQTVKNHITSILRKLAVNDRTQAVIYALRHGWIKLEDTEDSLPGSAPSFRERGRR from the coding sequence ATGAGTCCGATCAATATCCTCATCGTCGACGATCACCCGTTGTTCCGGAGCGGCATTCGCTGGAGTCTCGAGCAACATCCCCAGTTCGTCGTGGTCGGAGAAGCCTCGGACGGGAGCGAGGCCCTGCGGCTCGCCGACGAGTTCTCACCCGATGTCATTCTCGTCGATCTGAGTCTTCCGGGAATGAACGGCCTGGAGGTCGCCCGCGCGCTCAAGCGCCGGCAGCCTCAGGCCGGCGTGATCATCCTCACCATGCACCAGGACGACGAGCAGCTCTTCAACGCCATTCGTGCCGGTGCGTCCGCCTACTGCACGAAAGACATCCAACCTGATCAGTTGATCGACACCATCACGCGGGTGGCGCGCGGCGAGTATCTCATCAACGAGATGGTGCTCTCGCGCCCCTTCGTCGCCTCGCGTGTGCTCGACCAGTTCCGGGAGCTCTCGCGACTCGACCGCACCTCGAGCGGGTTCTTCTCACCGCTCACACCCCGCGAGATCGAGATCCTGGACTGCGTGGCACGCGGCTACAGTAACAAAGAGATCGCCCAGGCCCTCAACATCAGCGACCAGACCGTCAAGAACCACATCACCTCGATCCTGCGCAAGCTGGCAGTCAACGATCGGACACAGGCAGTCATTTACGCGCTCCGTCACGGCTGGATCAAGCTCGAGGATACGGAGGACAGCCTACCCGGATCGGCTCCCAGCTTCCGAGAACGAGGACGCCGCTAG
- the pdxS gene encoding pyridoxal 5'-phosphate synthase lyase subunit PdxS, producing the protein MHETNSTREQATWRTKVGLAQMLKGGVIMDVVTPEQAQIAEEAGAVAVMALERVPADIRREGGVARMADPERILRIKEAVTIPVMAKVRIGHFVEAQILEAIGVDFIDESEVLTPADDRYHIDKHPFRVPFVCGARDLGEALRRIAEGAAMIRSKGEAGTGNIVEAVRHLRDILDGIRRLAALPREELVTAAKELGAPYELVREVAEQGRLPVVLFCAGGVATPADAALVMQLGAEGVFVGSGIFKSENPFARAKAIVEAVTHYRDPEVLARVSRGLGEAMPGIDLATLAPEQRLAPRGW; encoded by the coding sequence ATGCACGAGACGAACAGCACGAGAGAACAGGCCACCTGGCGGACCAAGGTCGGCCTGGCCCAGATGCTCAAGGGCGGCGTCATCATGGACGTGGTGACGCCGGAACAGGCCCAGATCGCCGAAGAGGCAGGAGCCGTCGCCGTGATGGCGCTCGAGCGCGTGCCGGCTGACATCCGGCGCGAGGGTGGCGTGGCCCGCATGGCCGACCCGGAACGGATCCTGCGCATCAAGGAGGCCGTGACGATTCCCGTCATGGCCAAGGTGCGCATCGGCCACTTCGTCGAGGCCCAGATCCTGGAGGCGATCGGGGTCGACTTCATCGACGAGAGCGAGGTGCTCACCCCAGCTGACGACCGCTATCACATCGACAAGCACCCGTTCCGGGTCCCCTTCGTCTGCGGGGCCCGCGACCTGGGTGAGGCCCTCCGCCGGATCGCCGAAGGCGCCGCGATGATCCGCAGTAAAGGCGAAGCGGGTACCGGGAACATCGTCGAAGCCGTCCGGCACCTGCGGGATATCCTCGACGGCATCCGACGCCTCGCCGCACTGCCCCGCGAGGAGCTGGTCACGGCTGCCAAGGAGCTCGGCGCTCCGTACGAACTGGTCCGCGAGGTCGCCGAACAGGGACGGTTGCCCGTCGTGCTCTTCTGCGCTGGCGGCGTGGCAACTCCAGCCGATGCGGCACTCGTCATGCAGCTCGGGGCCGAGGGCGTCTTCGTCGGTTCCGGCATCTTCAAGTCGGAGAACCCGTTCGCGCGTGCGAAAGCCATCGTCGAGGCCGTGACGCACTACCGGGATCCTGAGGTATTGGCACGCGTCTCGCGTGGTCTCGGCGAGGCGATGCCGGGGATCGACCTGGCGACACTGGCGCCCGAGCAACGCTTGGCACCGCGCGGCTGGTGA
- a CDS encoding VUT family protein, which produces MTLVAIAIYLLAVVVANLVMTAATGLPLQQFVVVDAVVCFLFIAVDLVVRDALHERWERSALWPRMLALVGAGSLLSFLLNGAAGRVALASFAAFFAAGLTDTAVYTLLHGRPRLVRINASNVASALTDSLVWPLIALGSFVPLVTAIEFAAKVGGGVLWGFLLVRTLWPALRRTAARPSG; this is translated from the coding sequence ATGACGCTGGTGGCGATCGCGATCTATCTCCTGGCCGTCGTCGTCGCCAACCTGGTGATGACCGCGGCGACCGGTCTCCCGCTGCAGCAGTTCGTCGTGGTCGATGCGGTCGTCTGTTTCCTCTTCATCGCGGTCGACCTGGTCGTGCGCGATGCCTTGCACGAGCGTTGGGAGCGCTCGGCGCTCTGGCCACGGATGCTCGCCCTGGTCGGCGCTGGCTCTTTGCTTTCCTTCCTGCTGAACGGTGCTGCTGGCCGGGTCGCGCTCGCCTCTTTCGCGGCATTTTTCGCTGCCGGCTTGACCGATACCGCCGTCTATACGCTGCTCCACGGCCGCCCGAGACTCGTCCGCATCAACGCGTCGAACGTGGCGAGTGCGCTCACCGACTCGCTCGTCTGGCCGCTCATCGCGCTCGGTTCCTTCGTCCCGCTGGTGACGGCGATCGAGTTCGCTGCCAAGGTCGGCGGTGGGGTGCTGTGGGGGTTCCTGCTCGTCCGCACGCTCTGGCCAGCATTGCGCCGCACCGCGGCGCGGCCGAGCGGCTGA
- the mutL gene encoding DNA mismatch repair endonuclease MutL has translation MPIVRLDEATVRRIAAGEVVERPASVVKELVENALDAGARTIRVEVVAGGRELIRVQDDGCGIPAEELPLAVERHATSKLRRFEDLARLASYGFRGEALAAISAVSDFEIASRPSEASHGGRLRVRFGKSGRIEPVGMPVGTIVTVRDLFANVPARRRFLRQDATETAYIHRVLAALALARPDVRVELVVDRRTVLTTPGSGRLVDALAGVYGAETAAKIVPLEPTNSGDVVVHGAIGLPVVARANRQALFVLVNGRWIESRTLVAAIEQAYHTLLMVGRYPIGVVAVSLPPDRVDVNVHPTKREVRFADERVVAAAVHEAVRRTLLCHLPTQPPPAVTFNPLEQPVVQRRLLVADPSRVPVPAPLPSSPTANSREASAGASPAEGRLPVLRVLGQVRQSYIIAEGPDGMYLIDQHAAHERILLEQLLEQLATRGVEQQRLLEPLVLELSPQQLEASERYAGDLRQLGWEVEPFGGASVAVRAVPRVVQRNIERVLTAVLDDLASGGRGTTPLECVAISTACHSAIRAGQELSLPEMRELIRQLEQCRAPNACGHGRPTVVHLSTEELERHFGRR, from the coding sequence ATGCCGATCGTCCGACTCGACGAGGCGACGGTTCGACGGATCGCTGCCGGCGAAGTCGTCGAGCGCCCAGCGTCGGTCGTCAAGGAGCTGGTCGAGAATGCACTCGATGCGGGTGCTCGCACGATCCGGGTCGAGGTCGTCGCCGGCGGGCGCGAGCTGATCCGCGTGCAGGACGATGGCTGTGGGATCCCGGCCGAGGAACTCCCGCTGGCTGTCGAACGGCACGCGACGTCCAAACTCCGCCGTTTCGAGGATCTCGCGCGGCTGGCGAGCTATGGCTTCCGGGGCGAGGCGCTGGCAGCGATCAGTGCGGTGAGCGATTTCGAGATCGCCAGTCGGCCGTCCGAGGCGAGTCATGGTGGGCGCTTGCGCGTCCGCTTCGGCAAATCCGGCCGAATCGAGCCGGTCGGGATGCCCGTTGGGACCATCGTGACGGTACGCGATCTCTTCGCCAACGTGCCAGCCCGGCGGCGGTTCCTACGGCAGGACGCGACCGAAACGGCATACATTCACCGCGTACTGGCTGCGCTGGCACTGGCTCGCCCAGATGTCCGGGTGGAACTCGTCGTGGATCGTCGTACCGTCCTCACGACGCCAGGGAGTGGTCGGCTCGTCGATGCACTCGCTGGTGTCTACGGCGCGGAAACCGCTGCCAAGATCGTCCCGCTAGAACCCACCAACAGTGGCGATGTCGTGGTGCACGGTGCGATCGGACTGCCGGTTGTCGCACGGGCCAACCGGCAGGCGCTCTTCGTGCTGGTCAACGGGCGGTGGATCGAGAGCCGGACGCTGGTGGCCGCAATCGAGCAGGCCTACCACACGCTCTTGATGGTCGGGCGGTACCCGATCGGTGTCGTGGCGGTCTCGCTGCCACCAGATCGGGTCGATGTGAACGTGCATCCGACCAAGCGCGAGGTGCGCTTCGCTGACGAGCGGGTCGTGGCAGCAGCGGTACACGAGGCAGTGCGGCGGACACTCTTGTGCCATCTTCCTACGCAGCCGCCCCCGGCGGTCACCTTCAACCCGCTCGAGCAACCGGTTGTCCAGCGACGACTCCTGGTGGCTGACCCCTCTCGTGTGCCGGTTCCGGCGCCCCTGCCATCCTCACCGACTGCGAACAGCAGGGAGGCTTCAGCCGGCGCGTCGCCGGCAGAAGGACGCTTGCCGGTCCTCCGCGTGCTCGGCCAGGTGCGTCAGTCGTACATCATCGCTGAAGGCCCGGATGGGATGTATCTGATCGACCAGCATGCTGCGCACGAGCGGATCCTGCTCGAGCAGTTGCTCGAGCAGCTGGCGACGCGGGGAGTCGAGCAGCAACGATTGCTGGAGCCGCTGGTACTGGAACTGTCACCGCAGCAGCTCGAGGCGAGCGAGCGGTACGCGGGTGACCTGCGGCAACTCGGCTGGGAGGTCGAGCCGTTCGGCGGGGCGAGTGTCGCAGTACGGGCGGTACCGAGGGTGGTGCAGCGCAATATCGAGCGCGTCCTGACGGCCGTGCTCGACGACCTGGCCAGCGGTGGGCGCGGGACAACGCCGCTCGAATGTGTCGCGATCAGCACGGCCTGCCACTCAGCGATCCGGGCTGGGCAGGAACTCTCGCTCCCGGAGATGCGAGAACTCATCCGCCAGCTCGAACAGTGCCGGGCGCCGAATGCGTGCGGTCACGGTCGCCCGACGGTCGTCCATCTCAGTACCGAGGAACTCGAGCGGCACTTCGGCCGGCGCTAG
- a CDS encoding RDD family protein, protein MASALPVTVEISHVVAVKILVPTLEHLIVRAAELVEATGDEPPYATWVRITGYGLLAAVREELSATRWGERPLRLALGPDALGLLAAALGSLRRSAAGTDNALLEEARLRLWLTVPLETELTWWLPREQATGELAPLLRTLGLRAQGNDRQRLGRIERSLATAQRSGSDDALRLRSRLDDLCWLAEQARQGPTAPRLQVLLEQLVDPLLSARLWATAAGASQSEPAGVSHSATHRRTETAPSQTVPPSIPGQPAPVLQRFVAWVIDSVAFLAAFGLGTAVAPLFFTGSAQGIILLDATLYDTIVGLLALAGPLALVYGFWIYPVGRWGATIGMRAVSIRAVDETGRPPGQAKALGRTIVAVLLWWLLLLPWWPALSRADRRGLHDLAANVWVVTDGTQPRN, encoded by the coding sequence ATGGCGAGCGCTTTGCCGGTGACCGTCGAAATCAGTCACGTGGTCGCGGTCAAGATTCTCGTGCCGACGCTGGAACACCTGATCGTCCGGGCGGCCGAACTCGTCGAGGCGACCGGAGACGAACCGCCGTATGCCACCTGGGTGCGCATCACCGGGTACGGGCTGCTGGCAGCCGTGCGCGAGGAACTCAGCGCGACACGCTGGGGCGAGCGGCCATTGCGGCTCGCGCTCGGTCCCGACGCGCTGGGCCTCCTGGCCGCTGCGCTCGGCAGCCTGCGCCGGAGCGCAGCGGGAACCGACAACGCGCTGCTCGAGGAAGCGCGTCTGCGCCTCTGGCTGACTGTCCCGCTGGAGACCGAGCTGACCTGGTGGCTTCCGCGCGAGCAGGCGACCGGAGAACTCGCGCCGCTCCTGCGGACACTGGGGCTGCGGGCGCAGGGTAACGACCGGCAACGTCTCGGCCGCATCGAGCGTTCGCTGGCCACCGCGCAACGGAGCGGTTCGGACGACGCGCTCCGCCTCCGCTCCCGCCTCGACGACCTCTGCTGGCTGGCCGAACAGGCTAGGCAGGGTCCCACAGCGCCCCGCTTGCAGGTGCTCCTCGAGCAACTGGTCGATCCGCTCCTGTCCGCGCGCCTGTGGGCAACAGCAGCTGGAGCGAGCCAGTCCGAACCCGCAGGAGTGTCGCACAGTGCCACGCACCGGCGTACCGAGACGGCACCCTCGCAGACCGTGCCACCGAGCATCCCTGGTCAGCCAGCTCCGGTTCTCCAGCGCTTCGTCGCCTGGGTGATCGATTCTGTCGCCTTCCTTGCGGCCTTCGGTCTCGGTACGGCAGTTGCGCCGCTCTTCTTCACCGGTTCGGCACAGGGGATAATCCTGCTGGATGCTACCTTGTACGACACGATCGTCGGACTCCTCGCCCTCGCTGGGCCGCTCGCCCTGGTGTATGGCTTCTGGATCTATCCAGTCGGCCGCTGGGGAGCGACGATCGGGATGCGAGCGGTCTCGATCAGAGCTGTCGACGAAACCGGCCGTCCGCCCGGTCAGGCGAAGGCGCTCGGTCGCACGATCGTCGCTGTTCTCCTGTGGTGGCTCCTGCTGCTCCCCTGGTGGCCGGCCCTCTCCCGGGCAGACCGCCGCGGACTGCACGACCTGGCGGCGAACGTTTGGGTCGTCACCGACGGGACGCAGCCGAGGAACTGA
- a CDS encoding AIR synthase family protein gives MGLELPTLGKISRDVFDRIILPNLGAPSPQVLVPPQHGVDVGIVDLGNGQVMAVTTDPVFIVPAYGWERAAWFAVHILASDAATSGLKPTFLAIDLNLPLTMTADELETVWTTIHRVCRELGIAIVAGHTARYEGCNYPMVGGATVMAIGPADRYVTPKMARVGDLVVVTKGAAIEAAGLFAVSFPERIAAAYGREFAERAQALFWQMSVVEDALTAASIGVRDDGVTAMHDATECGVYGGLVEVAEASGVGLRIERERIILREDVAKICQLFGMDPYAAISEGTLIITVRPHKVDALLAALAAKGIAASVVGKVVPPEQGLTLIVDGKEQRLEHPRVDPFWAAFSRAMGEAG, from the coding sequence ATGGGCCTGGAACTTCCGACGCTCGGCAAGATCTCCCGGGACGTCTTCGACCGGATCATCTTGCCCAACTTGGGTGCGCCGTCACCGCAGGTCCTCGTCCCCCCGCAGCATGGCGTCGACGTGGGCATCGTCGACCTCGGGAACGGGCAGGTCATGGCCGTGACGACCGATCCCGTCTTCATCGTCCCAGCGTATGGCTGGGAGCGTGCCGCCTGGTTCGCCGTGCATATCCTCGCCTCGGATGCCGCGACGAGCGGCCTGAAGCCGACCTTCCTGGCGATCGACCTCAACCTGCCGCTCACGATGACGGCCGACGAGCTCGAAACCGTATGGACGACGATCCACCGGGTCTGCCGCGAGCTCGGCATCGCGATCGTGGCCGGGCACACCGCCCGCTACGAGGGGTGCAACTACCCGATGGTCGGAGGCGCGACCGTCATGGCGATCGGGCCAGCCGACCGCTACGTGACGCCCAAGATGGCGCGGGTCGGCGACCTCGTGGTGGTCACCAAGGGCGCGGCGATCGAGGCGGCTGGACTGTTCGCCGTCAGTTTTCCGGAGCGGATCGCGGCGGCCTACGGTCGGGAGTTCGCCGAGCGGGCGCAAGCGCTCTTCTGGCAGATGAGCGTGGTGGAGGATGCCCTGACCGCAGCCAGCATCGGTGTCCGCGACGACGGTGTGACCGCCATGCACGATGCGACCGAGTGTGGCGTGTATGGTGGGCTGGTCGAGGTCGCTGAGGCCTCTGGTGTCGGGCTGCGCATCGAGCGGGAGCGGATCATCCTGCGCGAGGATGTGGCGAAGATCTGCCAGTTGTTCGGGATGGACCCATATGCGGCGATCAGCGAGGGGACACTCATCATCACGGTCCGGCCGCACAAGGTCGATGCCCTGCTGGCAGCGCTGGCAGCGAAAGGGATCGCGGCGAGCGTGGTCGGCAAGGTAGTGCCGCCCGAGCAGGGCCTGACGCTGATCGTCGACGGGAAGGAGCAGCGTCTCGAGCATCCCCGCGTCGACCCCTTCTGGGCCGCCTTCAGCCGCGCGATGGGGGAGGCGGGATAA
- a CDS encoding ABC transporter ATP-binding protein: MSAGLVVEQLTFVTPERRLLDGVDLVVSPGTAVAIMGPSGSGKTTFLQCLCGIRRPGSGRVVIDGTDIWRLREDRRAAFRLSRVGLVFQFGELLPELSAVENVTLPLRFLGWERSRAEQRAHQLLAELGLAHRATAHPEQLSGGEIQRLGIARALATAPALVLADEPTGMLDEVTARAVAQLLVSIAHQRGTIVVIATHDPIVAGTCDVTYRLRDGRLWPIAPGERQEISQCS, translated from the coding sequence ATGTCCGCTGGTCTGGTTGTCGAGCAGTTGACCTTCGTGACACCCGAGCGTCGCCTCCTCGACGGCGTCGATCTGGTCGTTTCTCCCGGCACAGCGGTAGCGATCATGGGCCCTTCGGGTTCAGGGAAGACGACTTTCTTGCAGTGCCTGTGCGGCATCCGGCGACCGGGGAGCGGCCGCGTCGTGATCGACGGAACCGATATATGGCGTCTCCGCGAGGATCGGCGCGCTGCTTTTCGCCTCTCCCGCGTCGGTCTGGTCTTCCAGTTCGGTGAACTTCTACCCGAACTCTCGGCAGTCGAGAACGTCACGCTCCCGCTCCGGTTCCTCGGTTGGGAGCGCTCACGCGCCGAACAGCGCGCGCATCAACTGCTGGCAGAGCTCGGCCTTGCGCATCGGGCAACCGCTCATCCGGAACAGCTCTCAGGTGGCGAGATTCAGCGCCTCGGCATCGCCCGGGCGCTCGCGACCGCGCCAGCCCTCGTGCTGGCCGATGAACCTACCGGGATGCTCGATGAGGTGACTGCGCGGGCGGTTGCCCAGCTCCTCGTCTCGATCGCACACCAGCGGGGTACCATCGTCGTTATTGCCACACATGATCCGATCGTGGCCGGAACCTGCGACGTTACGTACCGACTCCGAGACGGCCGACTCTGGCCGATCGCACCTGGAGAGCGACAGGAGATCTCACAATGCTCTTGA
- a CDS encoding PLP-dependent aminotransferase family protein produces MQIRLDRTTRVPLYRQLADQLRRRILSGELPPGTRLPPERRLAAMLGINRSTVVSAYRELAAEGLIAGHVGRGTVVVDPNRIDSVDARANGVPWPQLFAPLVAALYDPALEDAMAASARPDVISFATGQPAPETYPIPVVRQLLDEALHREGPRLLQYCPTEGYPPLREAIAAWSRTAGIRCTPDQVLVVSGSQQGLYLIARALLEPGDFVAVEAPTYVGALQIFRALGARLLPIPTDESGMRVSVLEQALQHRRPKLIYTLPTFQNPSGATLSLDRRHRLLEVAARAGIPIVEDDPYRELWYESPPPPPLAALDDGGIVISLTTVSKILFPGFRIGWLIAPWPVVQHLTVVKQLVDLDTNPLIQWAIWAFLQRGLLGPHLEELRTTYRARRDLLAEALRRELGETVRFAVPAGGLYLWCCLADEVRVRDLLPEAARRGVAFAPGESFFVDPTAGRHWMRLNFTYPNPPAIVEGVRRLAQAITAVRETRTLARHAPAPIV; encoded by the coding sequence ATGCAGATCCGGCTCGACCGAACGACACGCGTCCCGCTCTACCGGCAGCTCGCCGACCAGCTCCGGCGTCGCATCCTCAGCGGTGAGCTCCCCCCGGGCACGAGACTCCCACCGGAACGCCGGCTGGCTGCGATGCTCGGCATCAACCGATCCACCGTCGTCAGTGCCTACCGCGAACTCGCTGCCGAGGGACTTATCGCCGGCCACGTCGGTCGCGGCACGGTCGTGGTCGACCCGAACCGGATCGACAGTGTCGACGCCCGAGCCAACGGTGTTCCGTGGCCCCAACTCTTCGCTCCACTCGTAGCCGCACTCTACGACCCCGCCCTCGAGGACGCGATGGCCGCCTCCGCTCGTCCCGATGTGATCTCCTTCGCGACCGGCCAACCGGCGCCAGAAACCTACCCGATCCCAGTGGTCCGCCAGCTCCTCGACGAGGCGCTTCACCGCGAGGGGCCGCGTCTCCTGCAGTACTGCCCGACCGAGGGATATCCGCCCTTGCGCGAAGCGATCGCCGCCTGGTCCCGCACCGCCGGCATCCGCTGCACACCCGACCAGGTGCTGGTCGTCTCGGGGTCGCAACAGGGACTCTACCTTATCGCTCGCGCCCTGCTCGAACCGGGGGATTTCGTCGCCGTCGAAGCACCGACCTACGTCGGTGCGCTCCAGATCTTCCGTGCGCTCGGTGCACGCCTCCTGCCGATCCCGACCGACGAGTCCGGTATGCGCGTGAGCGTCCTGGAGCAGGCACTCCAGCACCGCCGGCCGAAGCTCATCTATACGCTGCCGACCTTCCAGAACCCGTCCGGCGCCACGCTCTCTCTCGACCGGCGCCACCGACTCCTCGAGGTAGCCGCGCGAGCCGGCATCCCGATCGTCGAGGACGATCCCTATCGCGAACTCTGGTACGAGAGCCCGCCACCACCGCCTCTGGCTGCGCTCGATGATGGGGGGATCGTCATCTCGCTCACCACCGTCTCCAAGATCCTCTTCCCCGGATTCCGGATCGGCTGGCTCATCGCCCCCTGGCCGGTGGTCCAGCACCTGACGGTGGTCAAACAGCTGGTCGACCTCGATACCAACCCGCTTATCCAGTGGGCGATCTGGGCATTCCTGCAGCGAGGATTGCTCGGGCCGCACCTGGAAGAACTCCGCACCACCTACCGCGCGCGGCGTGACCTCCTCGCCGAGGCACTCCGCCGCGAACTCGGCGAGACGGTACGCTTCGCCGTCCCAGCTGGTGGGCTCTACCTCTGGTGCTGCCTCGCGGACGAGGTCCGGGTCCGTGACCTGCTCCCCGAGGCAGCTCGCCGCGGCGTCGCATTCGCGCCCGGCGAGAGCTTCTTCGTCGATCCCACCGCCGGGCGGCACTGGATGCGATTGAACTTCACCTACCCCAACCCACCGGCCATCGTCGAGGGCGTGCGGCGACTCGCCCAGGCGATCACCGCAGTCCGCGAGACGCGGACACTGGCTCGGCATGCTCCGGCACCGATCGTGTAG
- the pdxT gene encoding pyridoxal 5'-phosphate synthase glutaminase subunit PdxT has protein sequence MSVTVGVLALQGDFAEHLAALEQLGVPARDVRSAHDLTGLAGLIIPGGESTTIGRLLERFDLVEPIRSLARAGMPVWGTCAGLILLAREVDPETRARHQPLLGLLDVTVRRNAFGSQRESFECDLLVEPLGPPPIRAVFIRAPVVSAVGPGVAVLARLPDGTPVAVRQGTVIGTAFHPELTDDLRFHAWFCSLAERATLQVT, from the coding sequence ATGAGCGTGACCGTGGGTGTCCTCGCCCTGCAAGGCGATTTCGCCGAACATCTGGCAGCGCTCGAGCAGCTCGGCGTCCCCGCGCGCGATGTCCGATCGGCACACGACCTCACCGGACTGGCTGGGCTCATCATCCCGGGCGGAGAGAGCACGACGATCGGTCGGCTGCTCGAGCGCTTCGACCTGGTCGAGCCGATCCGTTCTCTCGCACGAGCCGGGATGCCGGTTTGGGGCACCTGTGCTGGCCTGATCCTGCTCGCACGGGAAGTCGACCCGGAAACGCGTGCCCGGCACCAGCCGCTCCTCGGCCTCTTGGATGTCACCGTGCGCCGCAACGCCTTCGGCTCCCAACGCGAGAGCTTCGAGTGCGATCTCCTGGTCGAGCCACTCGGGCCCCCGCCGATCCGTGCGGTCTTCATCCGTGCGCCGGTCGTCTCGGCGGTCGGCCCTGGTGTCGCGGTACTCGCCCGCTTGCCGGACGGCACACCCGTCGCCGTCCGGCAGGGAACGGTGATCGGTACTGCGTTCCATCCCGAACTCACCGACGACCTGCGCTTCCACGCCTGGTTCTGCTCGCTGGCCGAACGAGCGACTCTTCAGGTGACCTGA
- a CDS encoding FtsX-like permease family protein: MLLTLAVRLALSRHIDYRWRQVALVTGCFLGTVLLLGGISIVQLFAREDARDRNRLGVVASTPAPTDLLMQLSFENADGQSIMLLWVEPATSEPPVLPPGLETLPDPGTMIVSPALARLIERDEALRARFRVAGVLDASNVPSASDLFAYVRPGPGRTLRGDVQTVRIARFGGPDGAFPPSLRMEADRAFVMGLVFCLGVPSIIVLTVVQSTASRSRDRRLALLRALGVARARLAVLAAYEATILATPGILAAVATWMLLTPHLDHVPLTDRPVFPGDLSLPLPIAAGGALAFLFGVFSMSLFTTWWSLAWSRPVGRPSLVRSEGRVVRFALPIAALASFALSVRSFGRGQEGAFVWFVVSAVFCMLTVPILYGALVRAIGAFLSLARTAEV, encoded by the coding sequence ATGCTCTTGACACTGGCTGTGCGTCTCGCCTTGAGCCGTCACATCGACTACCGCTGGAGGCAGGTGGCGCTCGTGACGGGCTGCTTCCTCGGTACCGTGCTCCTTCTGGGGGGCATCAGTATCGTGCAGCTCTTTGCACGCGAGGACGCTCGGGATCGGAATCGGTTGGGTGTCGTCGCGTCGACGCCAGCTCCGACCGATCTCCTGATGCAGTTGTCGTTCGAGAACGCTGATGGCCAGTCGATCATGCTCCTCTGGGTGGAGCCAGCCACGTCCGAGCCGCCTGTCCTGCCTCCTGGACTCGAGACACTCCCTGATCCCGGCACGATGATCGTGTCTCCGGCACTGGCACGTCTGATCGAGCGGGACGAGGCGTTGCGTGCGCGCTTCCGGGTCGCAGGTGTACTCGATGCCTCGAATGTTCCTTCGGCGAGCGATCTGTTCGCCTATGTGCGGCCAGGGCCGGGCCGGACGCTGCGAGGAGACGTGCAGACGGTTCGCATCGCACGATTCGGCGGACCCGATGGCGCGTTCCCGCCGTCATTGCGGATGGAGGCTGATCGGGCTTTCGTCATGGGCCTCGTCTTCTGCCTCGGTGTCCCGAGCATCATCGTGCTCACGGTCGTGCAGAGTACAGCATCTCGTTCGCGTGACCGGCGCCTGGCGCTCTTGCGAGCACTCGGTGTTGCGCGTGCCCGCTTGGCGGTACTCGCGGCGTATGAGGCGACGATACTCGCTACCCCTGGTATCCTCGCCGCTGTGGCTACCTGGATGCTCTTGACTCCACACCTCGACCACGTCCCGCTGACCGATCGACCGGTGTTCCCTGGTGACCTCTCACTTCCCCTGCCCATCGCTGCAGGTGGTGCGCTGGCCTTCCTGTTCGGCGTGTTTTCGATGAGCCTCTTCACGACCTGGTGGTCGCTGGCCTGGTCGCGACCAGTCGGGCGGCCGAGTCTGGTACGGAGCGAGGGGCGGGTTGTCCGGTTCGCACTCCCGATCGCGGCACTCGCGTCTTTTGCCCTCAGCGTCCGCTCATTCGGTCGTGGGCAGGAAGGTGCTTTCGTCTGGTTCGTCGTCTCGGCTGTCTTCTGCATGCTGACCGTTCCAATCCTCTACGGGGCCCTCGTACGGGCGATCGGTGCGTTCCTCTCCCTGGCGCGGACCGCGGAGGTCTAG